From Pseudomonadota bacterium:
GTTTTACCGGTGAATGAAATTGCCTGAAAGAAAAAACCTTTTTTTCTATGGTAATATGCGTAATGGTTTTGCTACCTACCAAGCAGACCTGCTACCGCACAGATAGCATTTTTTCTCATTTATCAACATACTCTCCCACTATTTCCTTTTCTACAGCCCTGTCGGCACTCCCCAGAAATCGCAATAACTGCACAGAGGGATTTTATCCCTATTCCCCGCTATATGATGCTTGACCCACTCTTTTCTTTTTGGGCTATTCCATATATCCACTAAAGCAGTTGTCTTGGCGTCTCCAATAACCCCTAATCTTTTCGGATCAAACCTCACACAAGTAGAAGCTTCACCGAGTCTATTAATGGCCATATGATTTAATATTTCCAAACATATCCCTATCTCCGGTACGGTTGGCCTTTTCTGATATTTGAAGCTTCCCAAGGGGTTATGCAATATCCTGGTGGCAACTATTCCATCCAATTTTTCCCACCTTCCCGTATCCACCTTCCCCAGACATCTATAAATCATATGAGGTTTTCTCTTGCCCTTGATCTCCAGAAACTTCTTAACCAGCTCATATTGCTCATCCCCATCCGGGTCGTTTTCTATGACAGATATGGTTATGGTATCCAAATTATCTATGATCTCATCGGCCTTCTCTACTATCAACTTGGCATTGGTATCCACACATTTAATCTGATCCTTGAACAATCTGACCGCGTTTCCGAATTGTGGATAAAGCAGTGGTTCGCCATTGTTATGAAACTGAACTACTATTCCTTCAGGCAGTTGATCAGCTATTTTCTTTACCAGTTCAAAATCCATATCTCCATAATTCATTGCTATTTCCGGATATTCTCTATCTATCTTTCTTCTGCCGCACATCCAGCAGTTTTTGTTACATTTACTTGTCAACTCCAGATGGATACAATATAATCCATTAAAGGAAGCGCTCATTCTGTCCTCACAATATGTTATTTGGTTTAACCGCAGTTGAAAGTAACATGATTTCCTGTGAAAATCTTACAAGTTTACTATATTGTCGTAGGGATCGAGGCGCTATAAATGCTACAATTGAACAGAAGGGCTGGAGATAGGGAAATGACCATAAAAAGGGAAGTTGTCTGAATTTTTCCACTTTTACATCGTCAAATCCGTTGATTAAAAAAATGTCTTTCAAAGAATTAGCGGTAAATGGTGTTCTGTGGGTATAGTCCTCATAAAATGTTTTATAAACGGATTCCCAGTCGGGAACCATTGTAATAACCAGACCGCCCGGTTTAACAATACGATATATTTCCATGACCAGCTTTTCAGGATAATAAAAATGCTCGAGAACTGATTTTGAAAAGATGGCATCGAAAGAATTATCATCGTAAGGCAATGGTTCATTTTCCAGATTTGACTGTAATATTTCAGCTTCAGGACAGACGGATTTCGCTATAGTAGATTGGTC
This genomic window contains:
- a CDS encoding SPASM domain-containing protein, which gives rise to MSASFNGLYCIHLELTSKCNKNCWMCGRRKIDREYPEIAMNYGDMDFELVKKIADQLPEGIVVQFHNNGEPLLYPQFGNAVRLFKDQIKCVDTNAKLIVEKADEIIDNLDTITISVIENDPDGDEQYELVKKFLEIKGKRKPHMIYRCLGKVDTGRWEKLDGIVATRILHNPLGSFKYQKRPTVPEIGICLEILNHMAINRLGEASTCVRFDPKRLGVIGDAKTTALVDIWNSPKRKEWVKHHIAGNRDKIPLCSYCDFWGVPTGL
- a CDS encoding class I SAM-dependent methyltransferase — protein: MSSVNPQRDYVAITYNEKDRPFTQYPDKLARYLSLRYKLPKGSKILDLGCGRGEFMRGFIRCGLNGYGVDQSTIAKSVCPEAEILQSNLENEPLPYDDNSFDAIFSKSVLEHFYYPEKLVMEIYRIVKPGGLVITMVPDWESVYKTFYEDYTHRTPFTANSLKDIFLINGFDDVKVEKFRQLPFLWSFPYLQPFCSIVAFIAPRSLRQYSKLVRFSQEIMLLSTAVKPNNIL